A genomic segment from Nocardiopsis sp. Huas11 encodes:
- a CDS encoding sensor histidine kinase — MNGPRTPSPRGSIAFTDLALAIALTPLALLNRLFDTPWWALAAAAALLLAALAGHRRRPWAALATTLALALWSSNAVLAAAVVAFGIGRRGGRPTRRAAALATALAGALLSVLAALVWTSEPPTLEALALLPLPVVLAWTLGEHLRTRADLRRRQAQGIAEQARLRERARIAGDMHDSLGHEIGLIAVRAGALQVDPHPTPESTRAAAADLRAGAARAAERLRQVIGVLGAQHTPAPDSTDDLLERARAAGMRVGLRTRGPHTAGPDLVERTLHRLLQEALTNAAKHAPGAHVDIELARTPAHTTLTVTTGPPAQAPTTAPTGAGTGTGTGTGLVGLRERVRLSGGTLWAAPLGEGFQVRAHLPHTPTAEAAPQEPGPDDALPPHLAARAWRRLRWDLARTVAITTALTIALASLAALYGW; from the coding sequence GTGAACGGACCGCGAACACCGTCCCCACGGGGCTCCATCGCCTTCACCGACCTGGCCCTGGCGATCGCCCTGACACCCCTGGCGCTGCTCAACCGCCTCTTCGACACCCCCTGGTGGGCCCTGGCCGCGGCGGCGGCCCTGCTCCTGGCGGCCCTGGCCGGGCACCGCCGCCGGCCCTGGGCCGCGCTGGCCACGACCCTGGCCCTGGCCCTGTGGTCCTCCAACGCGGTGCTGGCCGCCGCCGTGGTCGCCTTCGGCATCGGCCGCCGAGGCGGGCGCCCCACCAGGCGTGCGGCCGCCCTCGCCACCGCGCTCGCCGGCGCCCTCCTGAGCGTCCTGGCCGCCCTGGTGTGGACCAGCGAGCCCCCGACCCTGGAAGCGCTCGCCCTGCTCCCCCTGCCGGTGGTCCTGGCCTGGACCCTGGGCGAGCACCTGCGCACCCGCGCCGACCTGCGCAGACGCCAGGCCCAAGGGATCGCCGAGCAGGCCCGCCTGCGCGAGCGCGCCCGCATCGCCGGCGACATGCACGACTCCCTGGGCCACGAGATCGGCCTCATCGCCGTCCGCGCCGGCGCCCTGCAGGTCGACCCCCACCCCACCCCCGAGAGCACCCGCGCGGCCGCCGCCGACCTGCGTGCCGGCGCCGCCCGCGCCGCCGAACGCCTGCGCCAGGTCATCGGGGTCCTGGGCGCACAGCACACCCCCGCCCCCGACAGCACCGACGACCTCCTCGAACGCGCACGCGCCGCCGGCATGCGGGTAGGCCTGCGCACCCGGGGACCGCACACCGCGGGACCGGACCTGGTCGAGCGCACCCTGCACCGCCTGCTCCAGGAGGCCCTGACCAACGCCGCCAAGCACGCCCCCGGCGCACACGTGGACATCGAGCTCGCCCGCACCCCCGCCCACACCACGCTGACCGTCACCACCGGCCCACCGGCCCAGGCACCCACCACCGCCCCGACCGGCGCCGGCACCGGCACCGGCACTGGCACCGGCCTGGTGGGCCTGCGCGAACGCGTCCGCCTGAGCGGAGGAACGCTCTGGGCCGCGCCCCTGGGCGAGGGTTTCCAGGTGCGCGCCCACCTGCCCCACACCCCCACCGCAGAGGCGGCGCCACAGGAGCCCGGCCCCGACGACGCGCTCCCCCCGCACCTGGCCGCCCGCGCGTGGCGGCGCCTGCGCTGGGACCTGGCCCGCACCGTCGCGATCACCACGGCGCTCACCATCGCCCTGGCCTCCCTGGCCGCCCTCTACGGCTGGTGA
- a CDS encoding SDR family oxidoreductase, producing the protein MSETKTALVTGANKGIGYEIAGGLGALGYRVAVGAREQTRRERAVERLRAAGVDAFGVALEVTIDRSVAEAAALVEQRLGRLDVLVNNAGISGETGPGWGQDPTTLDLDVVRTVVETNVIGVIRVTNAMLPLLRRSASPRIVNVSSSVGSLTRQSDPDIEVGPVMAAYAPSKSFLNALTVQYARRLDDTNILVNAACPGLVATDFTGFQGPRTPRQGAATAIRLATLADGGPTGGFFEDAGAIPW; encoded by the coding sequence ATGAGCGAAACGAAGACCGCGCTGGTCACCGGCGCCAACAAGGGAATCGGATACGAGATCGCCGGCGGGCTGGGCGCCCTGGGATACCGGGTGGCCGTGGGGGCCCGTGAGCAGACCCGGCGCGAGAGGGCCGTGGAGAGGCTACGCGCCGCCGGGGTGGACGCGTTCGGCGTGGCGCTGGAGGTGACCATTGACCGCAGCGTCGCCGAGGCGGCCGCACTGGTCGAGCAACGCCTTGGGCGCCTGGACGTTCTCGTCAACAACGCGGGTATCTCGGGAGAGACGGGGCCGGGGTGGGGACAGGACCCCACCACCCTGGACCTGGACGTGGTGCGCACGGTCGTGGAGACCAACGTCATCGGCGTCATCCGGGTCACCAACGCGATGCTGCCGCTGCTGCGGCGCTCGGCCTCGCCGCGCATCGTCAACGTGTCCAGTTCCGTGGGCTCCCTGACCCGCCAGTCCGACCCCGACATCGAGGTGGGCCCCGTCATGGCGGCCTACGCACCATCGAAGTCGTTCCTCAACGCCCTGACCGTGCAGTACGCCCGCCGGCTCGACGACACGAACATTCTGGTCAACGCCGCCTGCCCTGGTCTGGTCGCCACCGACTTCACCGGCTTCCAGGGTCCTCGCACCCCCCGGCAGGGTGCGGCCACCGCGATCCGGCTCGCCACGCTGGCCGACGGCGGGCCCACCGGAGGGTTCTTCGAGGACGCCGGGGCCATCCCCTGGTGA
- a CDS encoding LysR family transcriptional regulator, with translation MDTLETRELRYFLAVAEELHFGRAAERLGMGQPPLSRAIQRLERRLDVRLLDRDRRGVSLTGAGRVLLEEGRAALDATTAAARRTRRAGGADGAGGSRERLVLAVKAAASHELLHKLLDAYAAEPEAAEIEVLPSGTCEQGEMLRDGRADVAIMHAPFNSLAGFDSEELMTEGQIAIVPATHPLAGRASLSMAEVTDIPDLPLARWARHGTYPSGPGPRIHDQTQLAQLIALGRTVAVFPDSARAWLWAEHTAVPVTDASPVVTHIAWPAHSRSLALAGLVDTATRL, from the coding sequence ATGGACACCTTGGAGACCCGTGAGCTCCGCTACTTCCTGGCCGTGGCCGAGGAACTGCACTTCGGCCGGGCCGCCGAACGCCTGGGCATGGGCCAGCCTCCGCTGTCCCGGGCGATCCAGCGGCTGGAGCGGCGCCTGGATGTGCGCCTGCTGGATCGCGACCGGCGCGGCGTTTCCCTGACCGGTGCCGGACGGGTGCTGCTGGAGGAGGGACGCGCGGCCCTGGACGCGACCACCGCCGCCGCCCGGCGCACGCGTCGCGCCGGTGGCGCCGACGGTGCGGGCGGCTCACGTGAGCGCTTGGTGCTGGCGGTCAAGGCAGCCGCGTCCCACGAACTCCTGCACAAGCTCCTGGACGCCTACGCGGCCGAGCCGGAGGCCGCCGAGATCGAGGTGCTGCCGAGCGGCACGTGCGAGCAGGGGGAGATGCTGCGCGACGGCCGCGCCGACGTGGCGATCATGCACGCGCCGTTCAATTCCCTGGCCGGGTTCGACAGCGAGGAACTGATGACCGAGGGGCAGATCGCCATCGTGCCCGCGACCCATCCCCTCGCCGGGCGCGCGAGCCTGTCCATGGCCGAGGTCACCGACATCCCCGATCTTCCGCTCGCCCGCTGGGCCCGCCACGGCACCTACCCGTCCGGGCCGGGCCCGCGGATCCACGACCAGACCCAGCTGGCTCAGCTGATCGCCCTGGGGCGTACCGTCGCGGTCTTTCCCGACTCCGCCCGGGCGTGGCTGTGGGCCGAACACACCGCCGTTCCTGTGACCGACGCGTCCCCGGTCGTCACCCATATCGCCTGGCCGGCGCACAGTCGCTCCCTCGCCCTGGCGGGGCTGGTGGACACCGCCACCCGGTTGTGA
- a CDS encoding helix-turn-helix transcriptional regulator, whose translation MDTDNPLGRFLRARRALTSPQQTGLPQTGRRRVPGLRREEVAILSGVSTDYYVRLEQGRERSPSAQVVDALARTLDLDEDARAHLHRLAHPTGTVRRPAPGDERVSAALVSMMAGWHRTPALILGRRLNVLAHNALGAALFDGHTHSRDLLRLVFLDPSAREFYPDWEQIAAGTVAALRAGAAEEADDPRFAATVGELCLKSEEFARLWARHDVRHKTHASKRFHHRLVGELTLDYETLTVNSAPGQQLVVYQAAPDSTSEQALALLGSLTASDSAARDPHPAPER comes from the coding sequence ATGGACACCGACAACCCGCTCGGGCGGTTCCTGCGGGCCCGCCGCGCCCTGACCAGCCCGCAGCAGACCGGACTCCCCCAGACGGGCCGGCGCCGCGTGCCGGGACTGCGCCGCGAGGAGGTCGCGATCCTGTCCGGGGTGAGCACCGACTACTACGTCCGCCTGGAGCAGGGCCGCGAACGCAGCCCCTCCGCGCAGGTCGTGGACGCCCTGGCGCGCACCCTGGACCTGGACGAGGACGCCAGGGCCCATCTGCACCGGCTCGCCCACCCCACCGGCACCGTTCGTCGCCCGGCGCCGGGCGACGAACGCGTCAGCGCCGCCCTGGTGAGCATGATGGCGGGCTGGCACCGCACCCCCGCCCTGATCCTGGGCCGCCGCCTGAACGTGCTGGCCCACAACGCCCTGGGCGCCGCCCTCTTCGACGGCCACACCCACAGCCGCGACCTGCTGCGCCTGGTCTTCCTCGACCCGAGCGCACGCGAGTTCTACCCCGACTGGGAGCAGATCGCGGCCGGCACGGTCGCCGCCCTGCGCGCCGGCGCCGCGGAGGAGGCCGACGACCCCCGGTTCGCCGCAACCGTGGGCGAGCTGTGCCTGAAAAGCGAGGAGTTCGCCCGGCTCTGGGCCCGCCACGACGTGCGCCACAAGACCCACGCGAGCAAACGCTTCCACCACCGGCTGGTGGGGGAGCTGACCCTGGACTACGAGACGCTGACCGTCAACAGCGCCCCCGGCCAGCAGCTGGTGGTCTACCAGGCCGCCCCGGACAGTACCTCCGAGCAGGCACTGGCCCTGCTGGGCAGCCTCACCGCCTCCGACTCCGCCGCCCGCGACCCCCACCCGGCCCCCGAACGCTGA
- a CDS encoding SDR family oxidoreductase produces MTHDANTTTSTSDSPDSSGSGAGAGAGAGGPLSGRVAVVTGASSGIGAATARRLAADGAAVAVLGRRQDRLKDLADELGGAGGAAVLPLAVDITDPEAMGEAARAIASALGAVDLVVANAGAMLGSPFTAGATQEWDRMIDVNLRGLVHTAHAFTDSLLRAAGRGGPADLVHVGSVAGHLLYPDWSVYAATKAAVAHLSRNLRAELGPRGVRVRNVEPGVTVTELGADMRDEAMKANLSRMRSQLRALDAEDIADAIGFSVAAPAHVNIAELVVVPVQQG; encoded by the coding sequence ATGACACACGATGCGAACACCACCACTTCCACCTCCGACTCTCCTGACTCATCCGGCTCCGGTGCCGGGGCCGGGGCCGGAGCGGGCGGTCCGCTCTCGGGGCGGGTCGCGGTCGTGACCGGTGCCTCCAGCGGGATCGGCGCGGCCACCGCCCGACGGTTGGCCGCCGACGGCGCGGCCGTGGCCGTGCTCGGCCGCCGCCAGGACCGGCTCAAGGACCTGGCCGACGAGCTCGGCGGGGCCGGCGGGGCCGCGGTCCTGCCCCTGGCGGTGGACATCACCGACCCTGAGGCGATGGGCGAGGCCGCCCGTGCCATCGCCTCGGCCTTGGGCGCCGTCGACCTGGTCGTGGCCAACGCCGGGGCGATGCTGGGGTCGCCGTTCACGGCCGGAGCCACCCAGGAGTGGGACCGGATGATCGACGTGAACCTGCGCGGGCTGGTGCACACCGCGCACGCGTTCACCGACTCGCTGTTGCGCGCTGCCGGGCGGGGCGGCCCCGCGGACCTGGTGCACGTGGGGTCGGTGGCCGGCCACCTGCTGTACCCCGACTGGTCGGTGTACGCGGCGACCAAGGCCGCCGTGGCGCACCTGAGCCGCAACCTGCGCGCGGAACTGGGTCCGCGCGGGGTGCGTGTGCGCAACGTCGAACCCGGAGTGACGGTCACCGAGCTGGGCGCGGACATGCGCGATGAGGCGATGAAGGCGAACCTGTCGCGGATGCGCTCCCAGCTGCGTGCGCTGGACGCCGAGGACATCGCGGACGCGATCGGGTTCTCGGTCGCCGCTCCCGCGCACGTCAACATCGCCGAGCTGGTGGTCGTGCCGGTCCAACAGGGGTGA
- a CDS encoding SDR family oxidoreductase encodes MSEQTTRHGVALVTGANKGIGRATAERLAELGMAVVVGARDARRGQEAAQALRAQGADARAVVLDVTDPATVQTAAEQIDAAFGRLDVLVNNAGITGSGQVSPMDATDQIPSQVDLRMVRAVFETNVFGVITVTNAMLALLRRSPTPRVVNVSSHSASLTLTSDPDGPFAALLPSAAYHPSKSALSAVTVQYAHELRKDGVLVNAVAPGFVDTDINDHTGQLTPAQGAAVVVDLATAGADGPTGGFFGHEGPIPW; translated from the coding sequence ATGAGTGAGCAGACCACCCGGCACGGGGTCGCCCTGGTCACCGGGGCGAACAAGGGGATCGGACGCGCCACAGCCGAGCGGCTCGCCGAGCTGGGCATGGCGGTGGTCGTCGGCGCCAGGGACGCCCGGCGCGGCCAGGAGGCCGCCCAGGCGCTGCGGGCGCAGGGCGCCGACGCCCGCGCGGTCGTGCTGGACGTCACCGACCCGGCCACCGTCCAAACGGCCGCCGAGCAGATCGACGCGGCCTTCGGCCGCCTGGACGTGCTCGTCAACAACGCCGGCATCACCGGCTCCGGCCAGGTATCGCCCATGGACGCCACCGACCAGATCCCCAGCCAAGTCGATCTGCGCATGGTGCGGGCGGTGTTCGAGACCAACGTGTTCGGTGTGATCACGGTGACCAACGCGATGCTGGCACTGCTGCGGCGCTCCCCCACGCCACGTGTGGTCAACGTCAGCAGCCACTCGGCGTCGCTGACCCTGACCAGCGACCCGGACGGGCCCTTCGCCGCCCTGCTGCCCTCGGCCGCCTACCACCCGTCCAAGTCGGCGCTGAGCGCGGTGACCGTACAGTACGCCCACGAACTGCGTAAGGACGGCGTCCTGGTCAACGCGGTCGCCCCCGGCTTCGTCGACACCGACATCAACGACCACACCGGCCAGTTGACCCCCGCCCAAGGAGCCGCGGTCGTCGTGGACCTGGCCACCGCGGGCGCCGACGGACCCACGGGCGGGTTCTTCGGGCACGAGGGTCCGATCCCGTGGTGA
- a CDS encoding phosphotransferase, translating to MADIEITADLVRDLLRDQRPDLAELPLREVEGGWGNQMWRLGDDLAVRIQRMDADPAPQLKERRWLPLLAPRLPLPIPVPVCGGAPCERFSKLWTVMTWVPGLPLDLGSITRGEHAADTLAAFLRALHVPAPADAPADTGRGAHPKDQTEGFDRFFASLAADAIGSDAARIRAVWEDAVAAPAWEGPPVWVHGDLHPANVVVAGGTLAGVVDFGDLFVGDPALDLAAAWVLLPAGTAAHFFAAYGRADEATIRRARGLAALKSLFLMLMGQNGDRGLPGGKPAWGPAGRAALDRVLSERPSRFHE from the coding sequence ATGGCGGACATCGAGATCACCGCGGACCTCGTCCGCGACCTGCTGCGGGACCAGCGACCGGACCTGGCCGAGCTGCCCCTGCGCGAGGTGGAGGGCGGCTGGGGCAACCAGATGTGGCGCCTCGGTGACGACCTGGCCGTGCGGATCCAACGCATGGACGCCGACCCCGCACCCCAGCTCAAGGAGCGCCGGTGGTTGCCGCTGCTCGCCCCGCGCCTGCCGCTGCCCATCCCCGTCCCGGTGTGCGGGGGTGCGCCCTGTGAGCGCTTTTCCAAACTGTGGACGGTCATGACGTGGGTGCCGGGCCTGCCGTTGGACCTCGGATCGATCACCCGCGGCGAGCACGCGGCCGACACACTGGCGGCGTTCCTGCGGGCACTGCACGTGCCCGCGCCCGCCGACGCGCCGGCCGACACGGGCCGCGGCGCGCACCCCAAGGACCAGACGGAGGGCTTCGACCGGTTCTTCGCCTCGCTCGCGGCCGACGCGATCGGCTCCGACGCCGCCCGCATCCGGGCCGTGTGGGAGGACGCCGTCGCGGCCCCCGCCTGGGAGGGGCCGCCGGTGTGGGTGCACGGCGACCTGCACCCCGCGAACGTCGTCGTCGCCGGCGGCACGCTGGCGGGCGTGGTCGATTTCGGCGACCTGTTCGTCGGCGACCCGGCGCTGGACCTGGCCGCCGCCTGGGTGCTGCTCCCGGCGGGCACGGCCGCGCACTTCTTCGCCGCCTACGGGCGGGCCGACGAGGCGACGATCCGGCGCGCCCGCGGGCTGGCCGCGCTCAAGAGCCTCTTCCTGATGCTGATGGGCCAGAACGGTGACCGCGGCCTGCCCGGCGGCAAACCGGCGTGGGGCCCCGCGGGACGGGCGGCGCTCGACCGGGTCCTGAGCGAGCGCCCGAGCCGATTCCACGAGTAG
- a CDS encoding helix-turn-helix transcriptional regulator, which yields MTEPFLGVVPPGAGAIVVGHFPLSSGEWIPPHSHLQHQLAWTRHGVLGVAVEDTYWVLPPTRALWLPAGVVHRTGATRDAVLCSLYLEPDRCALDWTEPTPVGVNGLLAHLIDHLSRHDLAHNVRLRAEAALLDLLHPLPTLPIDVPRPVDSRVCAVADALLADPADPRGLEAHARAVGVSRRTLTRLFVNDTGMSFDRWRTHMRLRASLPLLAEGQSVSRVARAVGYATSSAFLAAFRRTVGTSPRRYLSGDAVFEAPETSR from the coding sequence ATGACCGAGCCCTTCCTAGGAGTCGTCCCGCCCGGGGCGGGGGCGATCGTCGTGGGACACTTTCCCCTGTCGTCGGGAGAGTGGATACCGCCGCACAGCCACCTGCAGCACCAGTTGGCCTGGACGCGGCACGGTGTGCTCGGCGTCGCCGTCGAAGACACCTATTGGGTCCTGCCGCCCACGCGGGCGCTGTGGTTGCCCGCGGGGGTCGTGCACCGGACCGGTGCGACCCGCGACGCGGTGCTGTGCAGTCTCTATCTCGAACCGGACCGGTGCGCTCTGGACTGGACGGAGCCCACACCGGTGGGCGTCAACGGGCTGCTGGCCCACCTGATCGACCACCTCAGCCGCCATGACCTCGCCCATAACGTGCGGCTGCGGGCCGAGGCGGCCCTGTTGGACCTGCTGCACCCCTTGCCGACCCTGCCCATCGACGTGCCCCGTCCCGTCGATTCCCGCGTGTGTGCCGTGGCCGACGCGCTGCTGGCCGATCCCGCGGACCCGCGCGGCCTCGAAGCCCACGCGCGGGCCGTGGGTGTGAGCCGACGTACCCTGACACGGCTGTTCGTCAACGACACCGGCATGAGCTTCGATCGCTGGCGCACCCACATGCGGCTGCGGGCGTCACTGCCCCTGCTCGCCGAGGGTCAATCCGTCTCCCGGGTCGCACGCGCCGTGGGGTACGCGACGTCGAGCGCGTTCCTGGCGGCGTTCCGACGAACCGTCGGCACCTCGCCCAGGCGCTATCTCAGCGGGGACGCCGTGTTCGAGGCCCCTGAGACGAGCCGCTAG
- a CDS encoding AraC family transcriptional regulator, whose product MFTDIAMVAHPSVSLFIDLSEGEGLVHHTPGRHRRGSVVVGLLPGELRTGGLAGECLQIRLDPAAATAVLGTATELTGAVVSLADVWGRDAGRAEDRLRAAASWDERFTIARQILGRRLDTCPTVAPEVAFAWRQVRSSRGRTRVDRLADEVGWSRKRLSARFRSQLGITPKRAARLVRFDHAARLLAEGHAAAGVAGESGYVDQAHLHREVKSFTGHTPAAVAVAPWLAIDHVAWFGWPPGRTGPGFGGRALRDVRG is encoded by the coding sequence GTGTTCACGGACATCGCCATGGTCGCGCACCCCTCTGTCAGCCTGTTCATCGACCTGAGCGAGGGAGAAGGCCTCGTCCACCACACCCCTGGCCGACACAGGCGCGGCAGCGTCGTCGTCGGGCTCCTCCCCGGCGAACTCCGGACAGGCGGCCTCGCGGGAGAATGCCTCCAGATCCGGTTGGATCCGGCCGCAGCGACCGCGGTGCTCGGCACAGCGACTGAACTCACCGGGGCCGTAGTGTCCCTCGCGGACGTCTGGGGCCGCGATGCCGGACGGGCAGAGGACAGGCTGCGCGCCGCCGCGTCGTGGGACGAACGGTTCACGATCGCAAGGCAAATCCTCGGTCGGCGGCTGGACACCTGCCCAACGGTCGCCCCGGAGGTCGCCTTCGCCTGGCGGCAGGTGCGCTCCAGCCGGGGGCGGACGCGGGTCGACCGCCTTGCGGACGAGGTCGGCTGGAGCCGCAAGCGTCTGTCGGCTCGCTTCCGGTCCCAGCTCGGTATCACGCCCAAACGCGCCGCCCGACTGGTGCGGTTCGACCACGCCGCCCGTCTTCTCGCGGAGGGTCACGCCGCCGCCGGTGTAGCCGGGGAGAGCGGCTACGTCGACCAAGCCCACCTTCACCGCGAGGTCAAGTCGTTCACCGGGCATACTCCCGCGGCCGTGGCCGTCGCTCCGTGGCTCGCGATCGACCACGTTGCATGGTTCGGTTGGCCTCCGGGGAGGACCGGTCCGGGTTTTGGCGGTCGCGCTCTCCGTGACGTACGTGGCTGA
- a CDS encoding alpha/beta fold hydrolase → MSEYDVTPSHGMHVVHDGARQASPLLLVHGSGASSGSWSAMVPALAAHHHVLRVDLPGCGRSPTAVSYDVSVQAGRVAALLDELGLRSVTVVGHSSGGYVATALAEQRPDLVRSIVLISSGPSLDALLPQPFLLRVLLGPPLGALLWSSRSDAMIRKGIRATAARPVDVPDDVVAELRGTPYRVFRTVLRRNTEYVADRSVPERLATLGVPVLVIFGAADPRWEPSSAHQYDVVPNTRVEQLPGVGHMPMLEAPEATSELLLDFTATDRGRTAPDTV, encoded by the coding sequence ATGAGTGAGTACGACGTCACACCCTCACATGGGATGCATGTGGTCCACGACGGCGCCCGACAGGCGTCGCCACTGTTGCTCGTTCACGGATCGGGCGCCTCGAGTGGCTCCTGGAGCGCGATGGTCCCGGCCCTCGCCGCGCACCATCACGTTCTCCGGGTGGATCTCCCGGGTTGCGGCCGATCACCGACCGCGGTCTCATACGACGTGTCCGTGCAGGCAGGCCGGGTGGCAGCGCTCCTCGACGAACTCGGCCTGCGTTCCGTCACCGTGGTCGGACACTCCAGCGGCGGCTATGTCGCTACCGCGCTTGCCGAACAGCGCCCCGACCTGGTGAGGTCGATCGTGCTCATCAGCAGCGGCCCGAGCCTCGATGCGCTCCTGCCTCAGCCGTTCCTCCTGCGGGTCCTGCTGGGCCCGCCTCTCGGCGCACTCCTGTGGTCGAGCCGCTCGGACGCGATGATCCGCAAGGGGATCAGGGCGACGGCTGCCCGCCCGGTGGATGTCCCGGACGACGTGGTCGCCGAGCTCAGGGGGACCCCGTACCGCGTGTTCAGGACTGTGCTGCGTCGGAATACGGAGTACGTCGCGGACCGGAGCGTGCCCGAGCGTCTGGCCACCCTCGGCGTTCCCGTCCTGGTGATCTTCGGTGCTGCCGATCCCCGTTGGGAGCCCTCGTCGGCGCACCAGTACGACGTGGTGCCCAACACCAGGGTCGAGCAGTTGCCCGGCGTCGGACACATGCCCATGCTCGAAGCGCCCGAGGCGACCAGCGAGCTGCTCCTCGACTTCACGGCGACAGACCGCGGGCGTACCGCCCCCGACACGGTTTAG
- a CDS encoding DUF4158 domain-containing protein: MVLALKCYQKMARFPGPKEIPAEVVDHVRRCLDLDAEVEPDHGAGRVPPAKEELEEIRERQRAVNERLIGTYRGVLEHLDPDAPQGGGVAERARRAAQVVEAAGGFASQFADIEEVSALHGDNHEMLVHRFFRKDRAVMFDLVGHLELKATSSDASVLVALEHAREYAAKRRDFIPLPPRLRRRTRSRGSASRRATGGAWSPTGAARGWWSGATSRRWCSTTWPRSCAPATSP, encoded by the coding sequence GTGGTGCTCGCGCTGAAGTGCTACCAGAAGATGGCGCGCTTCCCCGGCCCCAAGGAGATCCCCGCCGAGGTGGTCGACCACGTGCGGCGCTGCCTGGACCTGGACGCAGAGGTCGAACCCGACCACGGGGCGGGGCGCGTACCACCCGCCAAGGAGGAGCTGGAGGAGATCCGCGAGCGCCAGCGGGCGGTGAACGAACGGCTGATCGGCACCTACCGGGGTGTGCTGGAGCACCTGGACCCCGATGCGCCACAGGGCGGTGGGGTGGCCGAGCGGGCCCGGCGGGCCGCGCAGGTGGTGGAGGCCGCGGGCGGGTTCGCCTCCCAGTTCGCCGACATCGAGGAGGTGTCGGCCTTGCACGGCGACAACCACGAGATGCTGGTGCACCGGTTCTTCCGTAAGGACCGGGCGGTGATGTTCGACCTGGTGGGCCACCTGGAGTTGAAGGCGACCTCTTCGGATGCCTCGGTGCTGGTGGCGTTGGAGCACGCCCGGGAGTACGCGGCCAAGCGGCGCGACTTCATCCCGCTGCCGCCCCGGCTGAGGAGGAGGACCCGGAGTCGGGGATCGGCTTCGCGTCGGGCAACTGGCGGCGCGTGGTCACCGACCGGCGCCGCCCGGGGATGGTGGAGCGGCGCCACTTCGAGGCGATGGTGTTCTACTACCTGGCCGAGGAGCTGCGCACCGGCGACATCGCCGTGA
- a CDS encoding TetR/AcrR family transcriptional regulator, with translation MPKRVDPDARREQVADAVIDEIAEHGIRSVTLTRISARTGLAIGSIRHYFGDTVREVMRFTLGVLMQRAARRDARMSDDPVARIADVIAFATPTSEQERRENIALVEYRVMARTDPELAADIAATSLAAEELIHSLLREALADRVVDEEALHREALLLFALIEGLSFSSALFSAPLQETDVRTVVTATMQRLRDAYPPSETAVEVAAKRPGPGR, from the coding sequence ATGCCTAAGAGAGTCGACCCGGATGCCCGCCGGGAGCAGGTCGCCGATGCCGTGATCGACGAGATCGCCGAGCACGGGATCCGCTCGGTGACCCTCACCCGGATCTCCGCACGCACCGGCCTGGCCATCGGGAGCATCCGGCACTACTTCGGCGACACCGTCCGCGAGGTCATGCGCTTCACGCTGGGCGTCCTCATGCAGCGCGCCGCGCGCCGCGACGCGAGGATGTCCGACGACCCGGTGGCGCGAATCGCGGATGTGATCGCCTTCGCCACGCCGACCAGCGAGCAGGAGCGCCGGGAGAACATCGCCCTGGTCGAATACCGCGTCATGGCGCGCACGGACCCGGAGCTCGCGGCCGACATCGCCGCGACGTCCCTCGCGGCCGAGGAGCTGATCCACTCGCTGCTGCGCGAAGCGCTGGCCGACCGTGTTGTCGACGAGGAGGCGCTGCACCGCGAGGCGCTCCTGCTGTTCGCCCTGATCGAGGGTCTCTCGTTCAGTTCGGCGCTGTTCTCCGCCCCGTTGCAGGAGACGGACGTCCGTACCGTCGTGACGGCGACCATGCAACGTCTGCGCGACGCCTATCCGCCTTCCGAAACAGCCGTAGAGGTAGCGGCTAAGCGGCCAGGTCCAGGACGGTGA